Proteins encoded together in one Macadamia integrifolia cultivar HAES 741 chromosome 8, SCU_Mint_v3, whole genome shotgun sequence window:
- the LOC122086187 gene encoding polygalacturonase inhibitor-like → MDTRISFFLTLLLLCFLPTPSSSRSLATTVRCNKNDYDALMKIKAALNNPYHLASWVANTDCCDWYDVECDSSTNRIISLTIFQANISGQIPDAVGDLPYLNTLVFRHITNLTGTIPSTITNLKLLSMVRLSYTNLSGAIPSFVSQLTNLDFLDLSFNQFSGSIPSSLSSLPKLTVLHLDRNSLTGAIPETFGNFQQSLNLYLSHNQLSGEIPNSLGDVDFTTIDLSRNKLQGDASMVFKANGSTETIDLSRNMFAFNLSNVEFASNLQHLDISHNKIYGSIPETITGLDLQYLNVSYNLLCGSIPQGGKVQNFDSYSFYHNKCLCGSPLAACT, encoded by the coding sequence ATGGACACCCGAATCTCCTTCTTCCTgactcttctcctcctctgctTTCTCCCAACACCATCTTCTTCTCGATCCCTGGCCACAACTGTTCGCTGCAACAAAAACGACTATGATGCACTGATGAAGATCAAAGCAGCACTTAACAACCCATACCACTTGGCTTCATGGGTCGCCAACACCGATTGCTGTGATTGGTACGATGTGGAATGCGACTCTAGCACTAACCGCATCATCAGCCTTACCATCTTCCAAGCCAACATCTCTGGTCAAATCCCTGATGCTGTGGGTGACCTTCCATACCTCAACACCCTCGTCTTCCGACACATTACTAACCTCACCGGAACCATCCCTTCCACTATCACAAACCTCAAACTCCTCTCGATGGTCCGCCTTAGCTATACCAACCTCTCCGGTGCAATCCCTTCCTTCGTCAGCCAACTCACCAATCTCGACTTCCTCGATCTCTCATTCAACCAGTTCTCCGGTTCCATCCCCTCCTCCCTCTCCTCACTCCCTAAATTAACAGTTCTCCACCTCGACCGCAACAGTCTCACCGGAGCAATCCCCGAAACATTCGGAAATTTCCAACAGTCTTTAAACCTCTACCTCTCTCACAACCAGCTCTCTGGTGAGATCCCAAATTCCTTAGGGGATGTGGATTTCACCACCATCGACTTGTCGAGGAACAAGCTTCAAGGGGATGCGTCAATGGTGTTTAAGGCAAATGGGTCGACGGAGACGATTGATCTGTCAAGGAACATGTTTGCGTTTAATCTATCGAATGTGGAGTTCGCCAGCAACTTGCAGCACTTGGACATTTCACATAACAAGATCTATGGGAGCATACCAGAGACGATAACGGGTTTGGATTTGCAGTACTTGAACGTGAGTTATAATCTGTTGTGTGGAAGTATCCCACAAGGTGGGAAGGTTCAGAACTTTGATTCCTACTCTTTCTACCACAACAAGTGCCTCTGTGGCTCACCTCTCGCCGCTTGTACGTAA
- the LOC122086132 gene encoding polygalacturonase inhibitor-like isoform X1, translating into MDTRVSVFLTLLLLCFVPTPSSSSSRSLSKTVRCNKNDYKALMKIKAELQPYNMGSWIPNTDCCDWYAVECDSTTNRIVTLSIFQANISGQIPEAVGDLPYLNYIMFHHITNLTGTIPSTLTNLKHLTMLRLSNTNLSGPIPSFLSQIPSLEFLELSYNQFSGSIPSSLSSLPNLTVLHLDRNSLIGTIPESFGKFKQPSFSLYLSHNQLSGEIPKSLGDVDFNTIDLSRNMLQGDASMLFKANGSTEGIDLSRNHMLEFDLSKVEFAKNLQHLDISHNKIYGSIPEAITGLDLQYLNVSYNRLCGKIPQGGKVQNFDSYSFYHNKCLCGSPLTACK; encoded by the coding sequence ATGGACACCCGAGTCTCCGTCTTCCTGACTCTCCTGCTCCTATGCTTTGTCCcaacaccttcttcttcttcttctcgatcTCTATCCAAAACTGTTCGCTGCAACAAAAACGATTATAAAGCACTGATGAAGATCAAGGCAGAACTTCAACCATACAACATGGGTTCATGGATCCCCAACACCGATTGCTGCGACTGGTACGCCGTCGAGTGCGACTCCACCACTAACCGTATCGTCACCCTTTCCATCTTCCAAGCCAACATCTCTGGCCAAATCCCTGAAGCAGTGGGCGACCTCCCATACCTTAACTATATCATGTTTCATCACATTACCAACCTCACCGGAACCATCCCTTCCACCCTCACAAACCTCAAACACCTCACCATGCTCCGCCTCAGCAATACCAACCTCTCCGGCCCAATCCCTTCCTTCCTCAGCCAAATCCCCAGCCTCGAATTCCTCGAGCTCTCCTACAACCAATTCTCCGGTTCTATCCCCTCTTCCCTCTCCTCCCTTCCCAATTTAACAGTTCTCCACCTCGATCGCAATAGCCTCATCGGAACAATCCCAGAATCATTCGGAAAATTCAAACAGCCTTCTTTTAGCCTCTACCTCTCTCACAACCAGCTCTCCGGTGAGATCCCCAAATCCTTAGGGGACGTGGATTTCAACACCATCGACTTATCACGAAACATGCTTCAAGGGGACGCGTCTATGTTGTTCAAGGCAAATGGGTCCACGGAAGGTATCGATCTGTCAAGGAACCACATGTTGGAGTTTGATCTATCAAAGGTAGAATTCGCCAAGAACTTGCAGCACTTAGACATTTCACACAACAAGATCTATGGGAGCATACCAGAGGCGATAACTGGATTGGATTTGCAGTACTTGAATGTGAGCTATAATCGATTGTGTGGGAAGATCCCTCAAGGTGGAAAGGTTCAGAACTTCGATTCCTACTCCTTCTACCATAACAAGTGCCTCTGTGGTTCACCACTCACCGCTTGTAAGTGA
- the LOC122085992 gene encoding polygalacturonase inhibitor-like has translation MAVWVPDEEIKIRSNCPHQPPATSHQPPASSLSTIITEAHYCQFSQISTKETMDTRLSLFPLISTILFLSFLPTPSFSRSLATSVRCNKHDYNALMRIKAALHNPYHLASWVPNTDCCDWYSVECDSTTNRIVTLSIFQANISGQIPEAVGDLPYLNYVMFHHITNLTGTIPSTLTNLKHLTTLRLSNTNLSGPIPSFLSQIPSLDFLELSFNQFSGSIPSSLSSLANLTDLHLDRNSLTGSIPESFGKFKQPSLSLYLSHNQLSGEIPKSLGDVDFNTIDLSRNMLQGDASMLFKANGSTEGIDLSRNHMLEFDLSKVEFAKNLQHLDISHNKIYGSIPEAITGLDLQYLNVSYNRLCGKIPQGGKVQNFDSYSFYHNKCLCGSPLTACK, from the coding sequence ATGGCTGTCTGGGTCCCAGATGAGGAGATAAAGATTAGATCCAACTGTCCCCACCAGCCACCAGCCACCAGCCACCAGCCTCCGGCCTCGTCTTTATCAACTATAATTACTGAAGCTCACTACTGTCAATTCTCACAGATCTCCACGAAAGAGACCATGGATACCCGACTCTCCTTATTCCCCCTGATCAGTACTATCCTCTTTCTGTCCTTTCTTCCAACACCATCTTTTTCTCGATCTCTGGCTACTTCTGTTCGCTGCAACAAACATGATTATAACGCACTGATGAGGATCAAGGCTGCACTTCACAACCCATACCACTTGGCCTCATGGGTTCCCAACACCGATTGCTGCGACTGGTACTCCGTCGAGTGCGACTCCACCACTAACCGCATCGTCACCCTTTCCATCTTTCAAGCCAACATCTCTGGCCAAATCCCTGAAGCAGTGGGCGACCTCCCATACCTCAACTATGTCATGTTTCATCACATTACCAACCTCACCGGAACCATCCCTTCCACCCTCACAAACCTCAAACACCTCACCACGCTCCGCCTCAGCAATACCAACCTCTCCGGCCCAATCCCTTCCTTCCTCAGCCAAATCCCCAGCCTCGACTTCCTCGAGCTTTCCTTCAACCAGTTCTCCGGTTCTATCCCCTCCTCCCTCTCCTCCCTCGCCAATTTAACAGATCTCCATCTAGACCGCAACAGCCTCACCGGATCAATCCCCGAATCATTCGGAAAGTTCAAACAGCCTTCTTTGAGCCTCTACCTATCTCACAACCAGCTTTCCGGTGAGATCCCCAAATCCTTAGGGGACGTGGATTTCAACACCATCGACTTATCACGAAACATGCTTCAAGGGGACGCGTCTATGTTGTTCAAGGCAAATGGGTCCACGGAAGGTATCGATCTGTCAAGGAACCACATGTTGGAGTTTGATCTATCAAAGGTAGAATTCGCCAAGAACTTGCAGCACTTAGACATTTCACACAACAAGATCTATGGGAGCATACCAGAGGCGATAACTGGATTGGATTTGCAGTACTTGAATGTGAGCTATAATCGATTGTGTGGGAAGATCCCTCAAGGTGGAAAGGTTCAGAACTTCGATTCCTACTCCTTCTACCATAACAAGTGCCTCTGTGGTTCACCACTCACCGCTTGTAAGTGA
- the LOC122086756 gene encoding uncharacterized protein LOC122086756, producing the protein MAVAIERFSIREYASKMRSVNVEKSWPFHDKETMKKEELAAKLPLMKCPKYRWWKDEVEAMRSKSSNFPANKSDVDVVDDDENGKKILEATGERSGCVSEKLPVEKIEAVIVTGEEDKVVMSCPVCRIFTATTVNAVKAHIDDCLA; encoded by the exons ATGGCTGTTGCTATCGAACGCTTCTCCATCAG AGAGTACGCTTCGAAGATGAGGAGTGTTAATGTGGAGAAGTCTTGGCCGTTTCATGATAAAGAAACGATGAAGAAAGAAGAGCTCGCGGCAAAGCTTCCGTTGATGAAATGCCCGAAATATCGGTGGTGGAAGGATGAGGTGGAGGCGATGAGATCTAAATCTTCTAATTTTCCTGCTAATAAGTCtgatgttgatgttgttgatgatgatgaaaacgGTAAGAAAATTCTAGAAGCAACTGGCGAGAGAAGCGGATGTGTGTCGGAAAAGCTTCCGGTTGAGAAGATTGAGGCGGTTATAGTGACGGGTGAGGAGGACAAGGTGGTGATGAGTTGTCCGGTTTGTCGGATTTTTACGGCGACAACTGTGAATGCGGTGAAGGCGCATATCGATGATTGTTTGGCTTAG
- the LOC122086132 gene encoding polygalacturonase inhibitor-like isoform X2, with product MDTRVSVFLTLLLLCFVPTPSSSSSRSLSKTVRCNKNDYKALMKIKAELQPYNMGSWIPNTDCCDWYAVECDSTTNRIVTLSIFQANISGQIPEAVGDLPYLNYIMFHHITNLTGTIPSTLTNLKHLTMLRLSNTNLSGPIPSFLSQIPSLEFLELSYNQFSGSIPSSLSSLPNLTVLHLDRNSLIGTIPESFGKFKQPSFSLYLSHNQLSGEIPKSLGDVDFNTIDLSRNMLQGDASMLFKANGSTEGIDLSRNHMLEFDLSKVEFAKNLQSLDISHNKIYGSIPETITGLDLQGLNVSYNQLCGKIPQGGKVQNFDSYSFYHNKCLCGSPLAACT from the exons ATGGACACCCGAGTCTCCGTCTTCCTGACTCTCCTGCTCCTATGCTTTGTCCcaacaccttcttcttcttcttctcgatcTCTATCCAAAACTGTTCGCTGCAACAAAAACGATTATAAAGCACTGATGAAGATCAAGGCAGAACTTCAACCATACAACATGGGTTCATGGATCCCCAACACCGATTGCTGCGACTGGTACGCCGTCGAGTGCGACTCCACCACTAACCGTATCGTCACCCTTTCCATCTTCCAAGCCAACATCTCTGGCCAAATCCCTGAAGCAGTGGGCGACCTCCCATACCTTAACTATATCATGTTTCATCACATTACCAACCTCACCGGAACCATCCCTTCCACCCTCACAAACCTCAAACACCTCACCATGCTCCGCCTCAGCAATACCAACCTCTCCGGCCCAATCCCTTCCTTCCTCAGCCAAATCCCCAGCCTCGAATTCCTCGAGCTCTCCTACAACCAATTCTCCGGTTCTATCCCCTCTTCCCTCTCCTCCCTTCCCAATTTAACAGTTCTCCACCTCGATCGCAATAGCCTCATCGGAACAATCCCAGAATCATTCGGAAAATTCAAACAGCCTTCTTTTAGCCTCTACCTCTCTCACAACCAGCTCTCCGGTGAGATCCCCAAATCCTTAGGGGACGTGGATTTCAACACCATCGACTTATCACGAAAC ATGCTTCAAGGGGACGCGTCTATGTTGTTCAAGGCAAATGGGTCCACGGAAGGTATCGATCTGTCAAGGAACCACATGTTGGAGTTTGATCTATCAAAGGTGGAATTCGCCAAGAACTTGCAGTCCTTAGACATTTCACACAACAAGATCTATGGGAGCATACCAGAGACAATAACAGGATTGGATTTGCAGGGGTTGAACGTGAGTTATAATCAATTGTGTGGGAAGATCCCACAAGGAGGGAAGGTGCAGAACTTCGATTCCTACTCTTTCTACCATAACAAGTGTCTCTGTGGTTCACCGCTCGCCGCTTGTACATAA
- the LOC122086754 gene encoding uncharacterized protein LOC122086754, translating into MVYYMSTNGGLTPFMSEFVFFDLISSSRARRDSMVVAIERFSIREYASKMRSVNVEKSWPFHDKETMKKEELAAKLPLMKCLKYRWWKDEVEAMRSKSSNFPANKSDVDVVDDDENGKKILEATGERSGWVSEKLPVEKIEAVIVTGEEEKVVMSCPVCRIFTATTVDAVKAHIDDCLA; encoded by the exons ATGGTATACTACATGAGCACAAATGGAGGTCTTACTCCGTTTATGAGCG AGTTTGTTTTCTTTGATCTGATCTCTTCCTCTCGAGCAAGAAGAGACTCCATGGTTGTTGCTATCGAACGCTTCTCCATCAG AGAGTACGCTTCGAAGATGAGGAGTGTTAATGTGGAGAAGTCTTGGCCGTTTCATGATAAAGAAACGATGAAGAAAGAAGAGCTCGCGGCAAAGCTTCCGTTGATGAAATGCCTGAAATATCGGTGGTGGAAGGATGAGGTGGAGGCGATGAGATCTAAATCTTCTAATTTTCCTGCTAATAAGTCtgatgttgatgttgttgatgatgatgaaaacgGTAAGAAGATTCTAGAAGCAACTGGCGAGAGAAGCGGATGGGTGTCGGAAAAGCTTCCGGTTGAGAAGATTGAGGCGGTTATAGTGACGGGTGAGGAGGAGAAGGTGGTGATGAGTTGTCCGGTTTGTCGGATTTTTACGGCGACAACTGTGGATGCGGTGAAGGCGCATATCGATGATTGTTTGGCTTAG